GACTGAAGCGGCACATATATTATTGATCTGATTGGATTGTTGCCTAGTACTATGAAACAGAATTGTGGTGAGTATGAATCAAAGGTAAGCTTTTGGCAAAATAAAAGTATGGTTATAGCTAACTGTGTAGTGCTATATGATTAAGAATCCCATGGATGATTAGTGAGATTACCAGCAGTGATATGAAGACTTCACCGCCTTCTTCGCGGATCTCAAGACAACCACGGCGTGGCTGAGGACGAGACAGTAAAAAGGGTGTCAATCAAGAAAAGCATGAgatgcaaaaacaaaatgccAATCATGGCATGGTGAAGTTCATGACGATTCTGATCTAGTAACACACTGGAGAATACCTTTTCGGGGTTGATTATCACAGAAACCCCAGGGACAGCACTTTCCAAATCCTCCTTCACCTTCAAAGCTCTTTTCTTAAAATGTTGGCACTGGGTGCTGGAGGTTTGAACAAACAAGAAAGTGGTAAGAGGAAACGACAACCATAATTGCAGCCAGAGTTGTCAAAACAAATACAACATCATATCAAGTTTACAAAGGGAtgtcccctcaaaaaaaagtttacaAAGGGATGGGCTGTGAAGCATTCAACTTGCCAAGTAGGTTCAAATAATACTTTCCTATGTGCAATGAAGAAATAAGTTTGCATGAAATGCGATCATGTCTGGAACATTTTGATATTTACAATGCAGAACAATGACGGCGTCCACGTAACGAAAAACTCCTAGTTTTCCTACATAAGTAATCATAAGAAAAAGTAAATGTATGTCCGGCAAACAATAAACAGCATGTTTTGCTTGTAGTTCCCATTCGTTCACTTCCCAAATGGAAACGGAGGTTCTCCACATCTTTTGTTTCCCAAAGTAATTTAATCTCTGTATTGGAATTGGGGTTTCAAACCTAAAAACTCTGTTGACGAATAGCCCTCCCTCCAGGAGAGCAGATTTTAGATCCGCAAAAGGAAATGGTATACTACTAACAACTAGCAGAGTTCAGTTTCCTAATTTTTGGTGCATCACTTGCAGTTACGAAACAGAAAGAGCCGGTTTCCTGCTTCAGGTCGACCCCCAATAGATCGGACACCTACTAGTAGAGTCCAGTCGGTTCATTTGATTTTACACCCAAAATTGACACATTTTTTTCCTCAATCTGTCTACAAAACAATCTTACAACTTGGCCTCTTTCATGCATTGATCGTGCCCAAAACCCCCCACTAAATCGAACCCTGAACTCCCTAAATTCGTCCAGAATCCCAAGAGGCAAAAACCTGTAAACCGTGAAACGCACGAACTCACCAAGCTTCGACGACGATGCGCTTCCCGACGGCAGCACCgtcatcctcatcctccaccgccgcagccgccgcgacCTCCTTCTcggccttcctcctccccttctgcttcgccgccgctggaggcAGCACCGGCACCGCATctgcatcctcctcctccaccaccaccgccgccgcctcctcctccttcttgcccttcttcctccccttctgCCCTGCCGCCGCTTGCACCGGCATCACCGCCtgagcctcctcctcctcctccttggccggCGCCATGCTccgcgtcttcctcggcgacatcgccgccgcagccggggACTTGCGCTTGGGAGCCATCGTCGCCGGGTTTGGGGTTTGGCTGGTGGTCCGGCTGCCGCTCCTTTCACCGGCCTAGATTTCCGGCGGATTAGAATGAGAATGAGAGAGGAAGAATGAGGGAAGTCTCCTCGGGGCACGACACCAACGCGGTTCTAAACGCGGTGGGatgccaaaagaaaaagggccCGTGGGCCGAGCGTCGACTGCCAGGCCCAGTAGAATACGGCCCGTTAAGCTCGAACGAGCCCGATTGAGCTCTGGTGAGCGTGAGTGCCCGGCCCAATAGAGGAAGGCTGGTCTTGCATCATTTTCTGTTTACTGGTCATCTCCAGAAAATGGAATGCAGTGTGTAGCTATCATCTACAGATGCAATGTACGAAACCATGCAAAACGCATGTATTGTCCTCTTTTCAGACAAAGCTACAAGGAGCCTTTGGTTGGTTGGATTCTTGGGACCAATAATGGCATCAGATTAGCATCGAACAACACGCACGGAATGAAGATTATGAACACCTGCCTATTCAAGGTTATAACAGATTAGCACATAGGGAGGAGCAGACCAGGAAGCAACGTGTTGTTGTCTTCATCACCGCTTGTCTAGTCTGAAGTCTGCAGAAAGACACCTATCACTGACTTGCGCTTGGGAGCCATCGCCTGGGCTTCCGGGAGAATAGAATGAGAGCGAGCGATTGAACCCTTGTCAGACAAGTCTCTTCTTCTGGGGATGGGAAAGGCCGGGCCAACAGAGCTTGCCGAGAAAGGCCCATGGGCCCCCGCGTAAGAGTCGAGGCCTGATAAGCACACCCGTTACGGTCAATCTAAACCGGTGCTAAATTCACATGGGCCTTGGCTGGAGCGAACTCCCCGAGACCAGTGAGACGCAAATCATCTGCCCGGATTGCGCTCGAGGGCCATAAAATGCTGCTGCTCAATCTGGGCCGGGCCATATGCATGTGGGTGTTGTTGGACCCTAGAGGATTACGTGGGCTTCTCTAATCCCTCTCAATCCATGGAGATTTGCACGCAACCGAACAAGGCACTAAGGAGTCACAGCGGTGTCCGCGTGCGCACGCTGCTCGCGTATGGCTCTGCTCACGCAGATCGATTCTGACCGACCCAGCTCAACGCGCAGCATGCCCAGCAGCTCGCCAGCCCAAGCCCTTCTTCGAGCAACCCTACCAGTCCAGCTGCagccattttttgtttttctttttccatctaaattccatggaattctcatgaaaaaaaaactaaactcCGCGTATTTTCAACACCATAAAATTTGGGCCATTTCTAATATGCAAGCCAGTGCTGCACTTCTGCCTCCTCGTGAGCATTTGTTGCTTACACATGGCAATTGAAGGGCACATCAAATAATCTGACCGTTGGAGGCAAAATACATCGCAATGCAAGGGACAGCACGGCAACTAAGACCAAATAACCTGGTTGCTATGACCAATAACACATGGCAATTGAGCGAGGAAAAACAACATGGCAATTAGGATCAAATAACTTGGCCGCTATGGGAAAATAACATGACAATTGAGCGGCGGTAAACCAACATGGCAATTATGATCAAATAACCTGGTCGCTATGGCCAATAAACATGGCAATTGAACGGTTGTCAATGGCATAGTAATTATGATCAAATGACATGATCGCTAGGAATAAAAAATATGGCAATTGAAAAATTGTCAACAACATGGCAATTAACATCGATTAACTTGGTCGCTAGAGGCAGAAAAATGTGGCAATTGATCGTAGACGTAATTTTTGAAAGGCAACTATTGATCGATTAGTTGTTTCTActtgccaatttacccgtacgtACTTGCGAACATATACACGCCTACGTACACACGCAACTGGGACAAAATCACATGGCAATTAGAACCAAATAACATATCAAGAGGTGCTACACAACATAACATCTAATAGTGCAGGAGATGACAAGACTACGACCACACATGGTAAGTAGGTACTAAACGACGTGTCAGCTAGTTAGTAATGCACTGCATTGTAACCATGACCCAACAAAATGCGGATCGGTTACTAAAAAAACAAGGGACTACGTTCTGCTTGAAGTTTATGCATGATTGTGCATGTCGCTAACAAGATATAATACAAACATTTTGGCATGTGAGGAACATAAGTGTTAGATGCAAACATCAACACAGCCATGTACATCTTGCTTACACAGACATTTCGTCAAACACCTTGCATACACCGGACGCCGTTGCGCCTCGCGCAGCGCATCTCCGGTGCCAAGGACGATGTACCAGTCTACGGTGGACAGGAAGAAGATCATGGACAACCTGGCCTCGCCAGACGCCGTGTACACGCTGCAGGCGCCGCACCGCCCTCCTCCACGCCGCACAGCAACCCCTGCTGGCGCAGCCCCGCCACCTCCGCTCGACTTCTgcgccgctgctggcgccTCCTCCACGCTGCACTGCAGCCAATTAATGCTAGCGCCGCTGTGCCGCCTCCTCTTGACGCCTCTGCCGCTGCAGCGCCGCCACGCCACACCACCGCTgcctcgcctcctccacgCGACGTCTCCGCATGCACAACCACACCGTTGGCGCGCCGGAGAGAGTAGACAAGGGGAGAGTTGGGAGGGGATTGGGGCAGCGAGGGGGTTGGGGGAGGGGCTGAGATCGGGGGCAGCGAGGAGGGATCGGGGGCAACACTCAAAGCGCTCCGTTTCCAAATCTCAAAGCGCCGCTGCTTAAGACCaagtggggcacgtgccccacttTGAATACCTGATTAAACAACTGTCTCTGATCCGTCCATTACAACTGTCTGTCTGCTAGTGTTTCTGCCAAACAATCTGCGTACGGCAATTAAATCAGAATGTGCATCGGCCCGAATGTTGCTGCTGAACCCGGGCCGGCCCATATGCATGTGGATGTTGTTGTACATGACAATTATTTCGAAACGAGAAGAGTACTATCTTTGATTTAAAAacctttttgaaaagaaattatCTCATCAATACATATGTATGACACAAAATTATAAGCATACAAGTAATTTTTTAAAGACAAATCTAATGGTATGAATTTTCATATTATAAAATCCACATGTGGTCAAAGTCTCTTGTGGTTactacttcctctgatcctcAACAATTGTCGGTggtttagtacaaagttgtattaaATCAGCCACACTTGTTATGCGAGACCCCTCTCCCGCATGCAACCGCCCACTCACAACTCGGCAGACGAACTTCTCTCCAAGATGCCACgaccctcttcttcctcccccgtTCCCACCCCATCGGGCCATCTtccccgcctcccctcccAGGGCCGCCGCACACCGTTGTGTCCGCGTCTCCCGTGCGTCGCCGCGTGCTGCCAGCCCCGCGCTCCGCTTCCCTGGCCCCCCGCGCGCGACCTCCTCCAGCCTCctccagccgcgccgccgccggcggccttCACAGGtaaggttttctttttttcaaaaataaaaagttgaaaataaaaagataaaaatgaatagttaaagaaaataaaaatttataTTGAAAAGATAAAAAGCAGAAGTTAAattaaaagttcaaaaaaaaacaaataaaagttcaaaattaaaagtttatattaaaaagataaaaagttaaagttaaaaattaaaatttcgaaaaaaacaaataaaagttcaaaagattaaaagatagtaaacaaaaataaataaagagtTACTaaaaatggcaaaaaaaaaagaatccgACAGCCCATCGTCCGCTAGAAATTTTCTGGACGGACGTCCGCCAATTAGTTGCTCCCCTTGTTACGATGGATCGGAAAGAATATTAAACATTGATCGAATAAGTTTTGTCCACTCGCTTACTAGGCTACATCTCACCTTCTTCTAGGTCTGGCTTTTAAACTAAATAAGGAATCTATCGATCAGTGCCCCCCGACGTGCATATGGGCCGAGCCGTGCTAGCTCGGCGTCCACCCGGACCTACGACTGCTGGGGAAGATCGGCAATCATCACCTTGATGGATCGTGAGAACCACCTCATGCGCGATGGTGACTCTGACCTGcaaagaagagggagagggagaggggaggtGCTCCCCAGCCCACACCTCCAAGACGCAACGGGCGCCTGGCTGCAAAGAAGCAGGGTGGATCCTCCTGATCTGCTGCTGTGCAGGAGTTGCTTGCGCGGGTGTTCGGCGCCATCGAACCCGTCTGCGGCTTTCGACGACAAGAACTGCGAGGCCTACGCGTCCCTGTTATCAAGAGAAAGGGAATGATCATGGGCGTATAGGTTGATTAGGGAATGCTACAGTGATCCTGCTACATGCATAGGACTTACCTTTTCAGTCCGATTTGCAGTTGGAGAGAGTAGAGATAGCGGGGGTGGGACCCACACATTGTTAGTAGTCTATATTACTACTTCAATAGTGTGTACTAACATTATTCGTGGTGATGTAGAAATCttgtttattactccctccgatccataataagtgtcactcaattagtacaaagtttgtattaacttagtacaaaatgagcgacacttattatggatcggagggagtacctcaTAGAGCCATTCTTTCTTGAAAGTTTGTTATCTTGGTAACATAGCTTGTTACCGTACAAACCTCTCTCTACTTATTTAATAACATGACACATCATCAAATTGCTTAGTTGTTGTTACAAGTTACCACCTATGTTATTTCTACTGtgaggctggtcatagtgagTGTAACATAGTATCATATGCATATCATACTAGTCTATGCTATTATTTTCATAGTGCATGGTATCATATATAGAGcatatatttatttcttcaCAAGAAACATTATGTTTTGAAAAGCGTTATGTTAACGGTATCATATTATAATACTACTACAATCTCTTTCCTTATTTAATGAGCTCCACATCATCCAAATGCTTAGGTGACAATGCAGATACTAGTTATGTTACTTCCACTGTGACCAGTCTGAAGTAGTCCTACTACTAAAAAAACCTAGCATTGCTTGAATAACTGCTACATGTGCCTCATACTTCGGGACTGCGTGTAAAACAATTTGTGCCAGCAAGAAACGGACAGAAGGTGCTTTGCATAAGGGCGAACAGACAAGCATTAAGGCGAGACCCACCATACATGCTATAGCAAACTAGAAATTCTGTTGAGTTTTAAAATGGGACTCATCCGTCAATCTCTTTGGATggtaaaaaataatatattatAATATATATGTGTTGAATTTAATGTTTAAAACCCACTCCCATAATGCTTGTGACCCATTTTTCTCCTTTCCCAACTTGTTTAAGACCCAACTATAGGACGAAGACTGACCcttaagaaaaatatttaaGACACACTTCCACAATACCTATGACCCATCTTTATCATTCTCCAACTTTCTTCGGACCAAGTTTTTGCACAAATTGTATACGCCGCAATTAGATTGATTTTCCAGACTCCAACTTCCAATTAGATTGATTTTCCAGTTAGCCACAAATATCCAACTGCCAGATCGGTTTGCACCTACGCCCTACCTGAAATCGACCCCTCAGTGGCCCTGCATCGCTACGCGGCCGCTGAGACCGAGGCCACGGACGGCGGATCCATCACGTCCATGTACATTGTACGGATATGCATTGGATAGCCTGCAATCACGTCCATGTAGCCTCCAGACAGACGGATCGAACAAGCTGCACCCAGCCACATCGACGGCAACTCCGCAAGCTAGTCCTACCGCGCGCTAGAGCAACATCCGCTTCTGCATCATGGCATCGACCACGGGAGGGCGAACTCACACGGCATCGACACCGATACATCAATACTGCACCAAGCGGCCGACCCTGCAAGCGACATCACAACTTCAAGCTGCCCTGCTACCAGCACTCCGTGGACCCGGTGAGTTTGTGCCGCGTAAAACTTACGGCTTTTCTGTGTCTTTCTCTTAGCCCATTATTCGATGATAACAAAAACTGAAAAACGGCCCGCATCGAGCGGCCTGATCCGCTTAACTCGTGCCATCCCACGGTTGCTAAGACCAGGCCACAGCGGGGCGAGCTGTGGCGAAGAGTTCGCCAGACGCGGCATGCAGGCGCATGCCTCAACAACTCATTATATGATCGAAATCAATAATGGTTAATCAACTAAAATTATCTAGTACCCATACATGCATATGTCATATATACTCTATGTACTGCTGATACTAGTACGAGAACGAGATAAAATAGAATCTGATCAGTTACACATGTCATACCACACGAACAAATCATAATCATCATGCTACCCATATGCTAGCATAATCAGATATTTGAAACTTCCCTTAGCACGCCGACGGTGACGAGGAGTTCTGTTTTCATAGTTTTAGAATATTCATGTGTTGCAATGTCATGTATTAGATATGTTGGAATTTCTTAATCAGGGATTTTCTCTTCGGAGATGTAATTAACAGAATTTTTATGTTAATTTTTATGTTAATGTAAGAgttctgaaaataaaaaacctGCAATGTTTGATCCTTTGTTTATTTATGCATTTACGcatttaaatcatattatCTGTCTCTATGACGTGAATGCGTATTTCCTCGCCCCATTTTTCGGGGCAGGAACAATGCACTGTCTTTAGGACAATGATCAGTCATCATCAGTGTGTTGACAATTAAGTTCCTGTTCTTGTGTCCATTAAATGCATCACCCATGTCAAGTCCTTTTCTCAGATATGTGCACCTCGTAAATCCTTTGGCGCGATGCTCCTTGGCCTCAGGGAAGAAAGCTGAAGAATTTCCTGAAACTAGAGGCTTGGACTCACTTGGTGTTTCTTGTCTCCTTTTTTTCTAACTCCTTTTTGCTAGTACCCAGAAGATCACCTTTATATTGCAAAACATGACGCATAATTTCCAACTTTCCATCATACATTGTGCTACTGCAGTCTAACAAAAAGTTGAATTTTACCGTTACCTGAGAAAATAATTGGTGAAATGGAAATACTGATTGCATAGCCCATGACTCTTGCCTTGTGGATTCTTCCAGGATGATGGAATTAATTAGGAAATCTGAGAGTTTCTGGGCCCTGAAGATAAATCAGAACAACCATATCAGTCACTAGCTTTTCAAAACCAGTATCAGGAAAGGTGATCAACCTGAGCGTGACAGGTGTTCCATGCCTTTGGTTGATAAGATGGTGAAATAGCATCAGATTAGGACATTCGTGCTTTcgcatgagaaaaaaaatagtttatgtttcttttcttttttcatttcttgaGTCATCAACTGCCCTGGAGATAATCAGATAATCATCCTCATATGGTGATGTAGACCGCCGCAAGTTTATAGACCATTCAGTTCTTCCAAAGGATCAAGTTGACAAGCAATGTAAGTTTTCACATCCAGATTGATTATCTGGGAAATGGTAGAAGAGATATTAACCTTGGCTTCTTATTTATAGTGCTCTAATCCCGGTTATGATGTAGATGTCTTGCCCGCTTGGGTGAGTGATACGAAACATCGAATTTCCACTCTCATTATCCTGGATTTTTGCAGGTGATCCCGGTACGACAGCGACAACGACCAGGGATGCAGATGGAACAAAGTAAAACTAAGACAGAGCATTTCATCAAATTTTCCGATTAAAGCACCCGATTTCTCCCGGATGATTTGGTCTTGCTCCTCTCAAAGGGTAAGTGGTGGAGCTCTTGGAGGCCAGCCAGCCAAAGGTGGTGAGCAAAAACAGCATCCACTGGGTGATGGAAAATTAAGAATATATGCTTTAAGCCTGTGATGGTGAGATTATGGATTGATGGGACTGCATGCAGTGGGAGGGGGCACCTGTCATGCCATAGGGCTTAGTGGGTGTCATCCACTTATCGTCGACGTAATCGGCCATTAGCGAGAAAGATGATCAATCACCTTGTTGTGGCCATGATTTCGACATGTGGCCAGTCATTGTTAGCTGTAAATAAAGCAGGGATTTGGTTAAACAGAAAGAGGATATACTCTGATTTGCCTCTGTTGGAGGAGTATTAATTTATTTACCAGGAGTAGGGATGGCTATCTAGTTGTTCTTTGGCTGCTTGTCTGATGGAGATGATCACGATGACACTTGcggtttttgtttcttgttttcattTGCCTCTGTTGTGGTCTTTTCTCTTGCAATATTTAAATTTCTTTAGCCATTCCACATATTGGAAACTCAGTCTTGTTTCATGTCCTGTAGTCTTGCTCTCTTGGCATAAATTAAACAGTGAGTCCCTTCATGGATTTGCAAGGGGCAGAAAATATTATCATCTTTCTGATATGCCATCACAATGGCCAGGTTATTGGATGGTTATGTTGGTGCTGGTGGTTATTATGGCTTTAAGCTTCATTAGCATCCATGGTCAGCCAGACAGCCATGGTAATTAGCACACCTCTCAACTTCTCTGTTGAATTTGCTTTTGCATCCGTACTTAACCATCCATGTTCTTATGAGTCAATGGTATTTCCTAGATTTCTTCCTTGGCAAAAAGCAACCAAAAATCAAAGAAATAGGAGGATCATAAACTACTAATATGATTCGAAAGCGGCCCAAATTTCAGCTAAAATATATCCATGTTGGACAAAATTCAATGGAATTTCTGTCTCGCCGTATACAAGTGTTATGGAAAAGAATTTGAAAATTTAATTATACAATTTAATGTTCTGAAAAAAATTCCCTTCTAGtttgttatttatttattatggCATTTTTTAGATTGTTGAAATGgtaaagggaaaaaaaaatcaaaggcCACAAAAGATAGAGCCATGACGTGGACTGCTATCACTACACTACATGTCACGAATCTCAAAGCATCATCAGAAACAAACCCCTTCCCCCaaactcgccggcgggcggcggcggttcttCTTCGCTCCACGGGACTCCTCCCCACCTCCGTCGGTGAAGAGatgcgccgcggccgcccccCTTCCATGGTCGCCGTCAGTCTTCACTCTTCTACTCGTTTATCAGCTTCCTCGCCGaccgtccgccgccggccagtgACCCGGGCGCGCCAGGAGGCCCCACACTTCCACGCCATGGTCCGTCCCCTTCTCCTCTCAATCAGCAGCTGCGATTTCGGCCTAGGTTCTCCCCCTGGATTCTGGCCTCTTTTCGTTTGATTGATACAGATCAGCGATTTGGGCATTTCGGATTGAGGGTGAACGCAACATCGATTGATTTTTGGAGTCAATTTCAGGCGCAAATAAATGCAGTCTTTACAGACCATTTGAGCGGCGGGTGtgcttataaaaaaaaatcagttggATTTTATCAAAGGACCACCAACTTAAGGGATATTTTGCAAAGACACATGAACTTTGGGACATGATCCCTGTAAAAAATGGGTCATTGATTCAGTTCAGAACTCAAAGCCATATTTTCCCCGTAAAAATCATATTGGATGACTGTTTCAGGCATGTTTGGAAGCTTGCACTTGTGGCAAGTCCATGATCGTTGTTGCTTGGGTTGGACAAGTTTCGGTGCAGCTACAATTCAGGCCCTAACATCCACGCCCTTGTTCATATTCTGTCCGTGTTCTTCGTGCAGGTTTCATAAGCATCGACTGTGGATATACCGCAAGCAAGCAGTATGTAGATTCCAGGACAGGTTTAACATATGCAAGCGATGACGGTTTCATTGACGCAGGGCTGGTCCACACCGTTGACTCAGCGAATTTGCAGCCGGACCTTGCAGTCCGGTACTTTAACCTTCGCTACTTCCCCAGTGGACCACGCAACTGCTACACGTTCCGGTCCCTAACAGCAGGTGGCAAGTACCTTGTCAGGGCTGCATTTGGCTATGGTGACTATGACAAACTGAACAGGCTTCCTACCTTTGATCTCTATTTTGGGGTGAACTATTGGACAACAGTGACCATTGTCAGTTCCAGTACAGCGTATCTGTTTGAGAGCATCGCTGTGTCCCCTGCCGACTTCCTTCAGATTTGCTTGGTGAACACAGGATCGGGAACTCCTTTCATCTCAGCACTTGACTTGAGATCACTTACGGCGAATCTTTACCCGGAGGCCAATGTGACACAGTCCATGGTTTTGCTCAGCTTCTTCCGCGACACGGTTGGTTTTGGGCCCAATCGTTACCACTTTGGAACAAACTACCAGCACATCAGGTGAGCTGAACaggatttatttattcattATGTAATGTTTCTGTAGCTCTCGCATTATCGTAAGTTAAGCCTACTGAATGTTCTTTTAATTAAAGGTTCCCGGATGATCCCTATGACCGTATTTGGCAGAGGTATGAAGACATAGCCAGTTGGACAGACTTACCCAACAAATCCAACGGGGAAATCCAGAACCCCCCTAATGACACCTATGATGCACCATCTGCTGTGATGCGTAGTGCATCCACGCCATTGAACGCCTCAGCGATGGACCTATCTTGGAGTTCGGATTCATCCATGAGTGTCGGTGTCAACCCCACATACATTCTTGTACTCTACTTTGCTGAGTTGGATGCCAGCCAAGATTTAAGGCAATTTGACGTCTCTGTGGATAACGACCTATTATTAGCCTCTGCATTCAGCCCAAAGTTCTTGCTGGCTACTGTTCTTTCAGGGATTGTGCGAGGCTCGGGTGAGCATAGCATCTCCCTCACGACAACATCAAACTCAGTACTTGATCCTTTGATCAGCGCGATGGAGATATTCATGGTGCGGCCAGTGAATGAATCTGCCACTGACTCTGTAGATGGTATACACTAGAACTTTCAGAAGCTCTTTCTAATACGCCATTCTTGTATGCTATTAGGTTGTCTAACTTGGTCAGCTAGGCAAAAAGCTA
This is a stretch of genomic DNA from Brachypodium distachyon strain Bd21 chromosome 1, Brachypodium_distachyon_v3.0, whole genome shotgun sequence. It encodes these proteins:
- the LOC100844744 gene encoding selenoprotein H, whose translation is MAPKRKSPAAAAMSPRKTRSMAPAKEEEEEAQAVMPVQAAAGQKGRKKGKKEEEAAAVVVEEEDADAVPVLPPAAAKQKGRRKAEKEVAAAAAVEDEDDGAAVGKRIVVEACTQCQHFKKRALKVKEDLESAVPGVSVIINPEKPRRGCLEIREEGGEVFISLLNMPRPFTAMKKLDMDEVIQDIVKKIS